The Tenacibaculum jejuense genome includes a window with the following:
- a CDS encoding endonuclease gives MTKKLFFLILFIYSFVGFSQQSYYNDVDLTKSGLALKDELASKITSTHTNFLVYTPGVWEASRKTDVNPENANEVILIYGYSTSGITARTRGINKNGGSTGDWNREHVYPRSLANPSLSTRSPGAGTDAHSLRPSDVDHNRDRGNLAFVESTGNSRRVNGGWYPGDEWKGDVARMMMYMYLRYGDRCLPTVVGIGSSASTPDDMIDLFLKWNAEDPVSEIEDNRNEYHGDTSNRYAQGNRNPFIDNPNLATQIWGGPVANDRWATASVDEELTLKARIFPNPSLNGNVTILSNEQGINEIKVYSILGKEVYTKKNPNFENKAFAIKDLNSGIYLLKIKNKNTLITKKIIVN, from the coding sequence ATGACAAAAAAACTATTCTTTTTAATCTTATTTATTTACTCTTTTGTTGGATTCTCTCAACAAAGTTATTATAATGATGTGGACTTAACCAAATCTGGTTTAGCTTTAAAAGATGAATTAGCTTCTAAAATCACATCTACTCACACTAACTTTTTAGTATATACTCCTGGCGTTTGGGAAGCATCTAGAAAAACAGATGTCAACCCAGAAAATGCTAATGAAGTTATTTTAATTTATGGATATAGCACGTCTGGCATAACTGCTAGAACTAGAGGGATTAATAAAAACGGAGGAAGTACTGGTGATTGGAACAGAGAACATGTATATCCTAGAAGTTTAGCTAATCCTTCTTTATCTACACGTTCACCTGGAGCAGGAACTGATGCACACAGTTTACGTCCATCTGATGTAGATCATAATAGAGATCGAGGAAATTTAGCTTTTGTAGAAAGTACAGGAAACTCTCGAAGAGTAAATGGTGGTTGGTATCCTGGTGATGAATGGAAAGGTGATGTGGCTAGAATGATGATGTATATGTATTTACGTTATGGAGATAGATGTTTACCTACAGTAGTTGGAATTGGTAGTTCTGCAAGTACACCTGATGACATGATCGATTTATTCTTAAAATGGAATGCAGAAGATCCAGTTTCTGAAATTGAAGATAATAGAAACGAATATCACGGTGATACTTCTAATAGATACGCACAAGGAAATAGAAATCCTTTCATAGATAATCCGAATTTAGCAACTCAAATATGGGGCGGACCTGTTGCTAATGATAGATGGGCCACTGCAAGTGTTGATGAAGAACTCACATTAAAAGCTCGTATTTTCCCTAACCCTTCTTTAAATGGAAATGTAACCATCTTATCTAACGAACAAGGGATTAATGAAATTAAAGTGTATTCTATTTTAGGAAAAGAAGTATACACAAAAAAGAATCCTAACTTTGAAAATAAGGCTTTTGCTATTAAAGACTTAAATAGCGGAATATATCTTCTTAAAATCAAGAATAAAAATACGTTGATTACGAAAAAAATTATTGTAAACTAA